The proteins below are encoded in one region of Akkermansiaceae bacterium:
- the xrtU gene encoding exosortase U, whose protein sequence is MLRKEIFHKHWRAWAIAGLMALLCLPMLVEYFSVLQVKDYYKLWPLLVAVIAVLLVQRWRRAPVADCYAPRWSGRILLLVALPLMLFSLLYYTPWVAAVASIVFLAVGALHISNFRKVENLFGMWLLLLLFLRPPYQMMLRVMVWMENISSKTASQILDYASVIHTVQGNVIALPVHDFQIDEICSGWVSVVSTLATAAVIAVVRNRALLHSVSLLMLAVVSSWIMNIFRILILLSVKVWYDVDLLSGVYVVFYQLFSMLVALVLVLCADSLVSFFLSKRQSEVRDRDTSTRAAGGLPRLWEYAAALEVSRVLRRFASTRVHRVGGILFGMLSMLLLVFIAVEVAVIYYRPLVTSREFMYGEDQLTKIGKDSVVFDRPGWEVIQYNEEKRDFASIWGALSSTWRLKYHGLTVIMSLDYPFDDWHDVKACYSNIGWKISKEHIVDNAPAFQWPASETEMVLPNGDAGFILCSHSDHLGNTVEPKPTEHNWTMTLYRLHPDRMTPPFGGTTDRAKRTFYQTQCMVATPVPLDESTKEEVRLMYAQFREQTRQAIALRGR, encoded by the coding sequence ATGTTACGGAAAGAAATATTTCATAAGCATTGGAGAGCATGGGCGATAGCGGGCTTGATGGCTCTGCTGTGTTTGCCCATGTTGGTGGAGTATTTTTCCGTATTACAGGTAAAGGACTATTACAAGCTCTGGCCTTTGCTGGTGGCCGTTATCGCTGTTTTATTGGTCCAGCGTTGGCGGCGGGCTCCCGTGGCGGATTGTTATGCTCCCCGGTGGAGCGGGAGGATACTCCTTTTGGTGGCGCTGCCACTCATGCTGTTTTCTTTACTCTACTACACACCTTGGGTGGCTGCGGTGGCCTCGATTGTTTTCCTTGCAGTAGGGGCTCTCCATATTTCCAATTTTAGAAAAGTGGAGAACCTGTTTGGCATGTGGTTGCTTTTACTATTATTCTTGAGACCTCCCTATCAAATGATGTTGCGGGTGATGGTGTGGATGGAAAATATCAGCAGTAAAACAGCATCCCAGATACTCGACTACGCCAGTGTGATTCACACCGTGCAGGGCAACGTGATCGCCCTGCCAGTACATGATTTTCAAATCGATGAAATTTGTAGTGGCTGGGTGTCTGTCGTGAGCACCCTTGCTACAGCGGCAGTAATTGCAGTCGTCAGAAACCGTGCGCTGTTGCACAGTGTTTCCTTGTTGATGTTGGCGGTCGTATCATCATGGATCATGAATATTTTCCGTATTCTGATTCTTCTCAGTGTGAAGGTTTGGTACGACGTTGATTTACTGTCCGGTGTCTATGTTGTGTTTTACCAGTTGTTTTCTATGTTGGTTGCATTGGTCCTTGTGCTGTGTGCTGACTCCTTGGTTTCGTTTTTTCTATCCAAGCGACAAAGCGAGGTGCGTGACCGTGATACCAGCACGCGTGCCGCTGGCGGGTTGCCGAGGCTGTGGGAATATGCTGCTGCACTTGAGGTGTCGCGTGTGTTAAGGCGTTTTGCATCGACTCGTGTCCACCGTGTGGGTGGGATTCTATTTGGGATGTTGTCCATGTTGTTATTGGTTTTTATAGCTGTTGAAGTTGCCGTGATCTATTACCGCCCATTGGTTACCAGTAGAGAATTCATGTATGGTGAAGACCAGTTGACGAAAATCGGCAAAGACTCGGTGGTTTTCGACAGGCCGGGATGGGAAGTTATCCAATACAACGAAGAAAAACGTGATTTTGCCAGTATCTGGGGAGCTCTGTCCAGCACCTGGAGGCTCAAGTATCATGGGCTGACGGTGATTATGTCGTTAGATTATCCGTTTGATGACTGGCACGATGTCAAAGCCTGCTACAGTAATATTGGTTGGAAAATTTCCAAGGAGCACATCGTCGACAATGCCCCCGCTTTTCAGTGGCCGGCTTCAGAAACTGAAATGGTGTTACCCAATGGGGATGCGGGGTTTATTTTATGTAGCCACTCAGATCATCTAGGCAATACCGTAGAGCCAAAACCAACCGAGCATAATTGGACGATGACGCTTTATAGGCTTCATCCGGATCGGATGACCCCTCCTTTTGGTGGCACGACGGACAGGGCAAAACGCACCTTCTACCAAACCCAGTGCATGGTGGCAACGCCTGTTCCCCTCGATGAATCCACCAAGGAGGAGGTCAGGTTGATGTATGCCCAGTTCCGCGAGCAGACAAGGCAGGCCATTGCACTTCGTGGAAGGTAG
- a CDS encoding glycosyltransferase, translated as MKFSIITICYNPGEVVASAVESVLGQGYLDVEYIIVDGGSTDGSLDYLTKISREDARVTLVSEPDEGLYDALNKGVRLATGDVIGFVHADDFLAHADVIKHVAERFEDEATEAVYGDLQYVAQGSPSGDSGWRMADGGSSDSRVSSEADSPSERNESAIHHQSLVIRHWRSGEYSRGKLKWGWMPPHPTLYLKRSVYDRAVLPNGEYFDTSFTCAADYDFMMRVFSTLHVSPVYLSEVMVKMRVGGVSNRSLKHILRKSAEDWRAIRRNKIGHLHTLVWKNLCKVPQFFRRWRRNDGGWRLRK; from the coding sequence ATGAAATTCTCGATCATCACCATCTGCTACAATCCGGGGGAAGTGGTTGCATCGGCTGTGGAGTCGGTTTTGGGGCAGGGTTATCTGGACGTTGAATATATCATTGTCGATGGTGGTTCGACCGATGGGTCGTTGGATTATCTGACTAAGATCAGTCGGGAGGATGCACGGGTGACCTTGGTGTCGGAGCCGGACGAGGGGTTGTATGATGCTTTGAACAAGGGGGTGCGTCTGGCGACGGGAGATGTGATTGGTTTTGTGCACGCCGATGATTTTTTGGCACACGCCGACGTTATTAAACATGTGGCGGAGCGGTTTGAAGACGAGGCTACGGAGGCGGTTTATGGTGACCTTCAGTATGTCGCGCAGGGGAGCCCTTCGGGCGATAGCGGATGGCGGATGGCGGATGGTGGAAGTTCAGATAGCAGAGTTTCGAGCGAAGCGGATTCGCCATCCGAGCGCAACGAATCCGCTATCCACCATCAATCACTTGTGATTAGGCATTGGCGATCGGGCGAGTATTCGCGCGGCAAGCTAAAGTGGGGGTGGATGCCTCCGCATCCGACGCTGTATTTGAAAAGAAGTGTCTATGACCGGGCGGTTTTACCCAATGGAGAGTATTTTGATACCTCGTTTACCTGTGCCGCCGATTACGATTTTATGATGCGCGTGTTTTCGACGTTGCATGTTTCCCCGGTTTATTTATCCGAAGTGATGGTCAAAATGCGGGTGGGCGGGGTCAGTAACCGCAGCCTGAAACACATCCTACGCAAATCCGCCGAAGACTGGCGGGCGATCAGACGTAATAAAATCGGCCATCTGCACACATTGGTGTGGAAAAACCTTTGTAAAGTGCCGCAGTTTTTTCGGCGATGGCGGAGGAATGATGGCGGATGGCGGTTAAGAAAATGA
- a CDS encoding small basic protein: protein MSKHSSLKLSGGAGGKRSVLKRFERIKLLKERGQWKKGKSPIGLPKTKPEA from the coding sequence ATGTCCAAACATTCATCACTCAAGTTGTCCGGCGGTGCCGGTGGAAAACGTTCCGTGCTCAAGCGATTCGAGCGTATCAAACTGCTTAAGGAGCGCGGCCAGTGGAAAAAAGGCAAGAGTCCGATCGGCCTGCCGAAAACCAAGCCCGAGGCCTAA
- a CDS encoding 50S ribosomal protein L11 methyltransferase codes for MWIWSKLSGAQWMDAWEDRFYGNPNTVITKLKAHKTIRVEVYTKTEQEAQKIKKQFGGSIRKLVHKNWAAVTEPLRAPIRIRSSVIITGSRDDDARGKLAAEFPGRHIIQIPADMAFGTGDHATTSTCMRLLVDIAKERANTDWDMLDLGTGSGVIAIAARMLGAHHCHGMDFDPQAIKVARRNVRRNGVSLVKMTEADVLKWQPDRSWPVVVANMFSTILQQAFPMIVRSMEQMGDLVISGILHDQWDETRAVAEKYGLRFSKVIRKGKWTTARARRAGDGG; via the coding sequence ATGTGGATATGGTCAAAACTCTCTGGTGCCCAGTGGATGGATGCGTGGGAGGACCGTTTTTACGGCAATCCGAACACGGTGATCACCAAACTGAAGGCCCATAAGACGATCCGGGTCGAGGTCTATACCAAAACGGAGCAGGAGGCGCAGAAAATCAAAAAACAGTTCGGTGGCAGCATCCGTAAACTGGTTCACAAAAATTGGGCCGCCGTCACCGAACCTCTACGAGCGCCCATCCGCATCCGCAGCTCTGTGATCATCACAGGCTCGCGCGACGACGATGCACGCGGAAAACTCGCGGCGGAATTTCCAGGCCGACACATCATCCAGATTCCCGCCGACATGGCATTCGGCACCGGCGACCACGCCACCACCTCGACCTGCATGCGATTGCTTGTGGATATAGCCAAGGAGCGAGCCAACACCGACTGGGATATGCTTGACCTCGGCACCGGCAGTGGAGTCATCGCCATTGCCGCCCGGATGCTGGGTGCCCACCACTGCCACGGGATGGACTTCGACCCCCAGGCAATCAAGGTCGCCCGCCGCAATGTCCGCCGCAACGGGGTCAGCCTGGTCAAAATGACTGAGGCTGATGTGCTCAAGTGGCAACCGGACCGCAGCTGGCCCGTAGTCGTCGCCAACATGTTTTCGACCATCCTCCAACAAGCATTCCCTATGATCGTAAGGAGCATGGAGCAGATGGGCGACCTCGTCATCTCCGGCATCCTTCACGACCAATGGGACGAAACCCGTGCAGTCGCTGAAAAATACGGACTCAGATTCTCCAAAGTGATCCGCAAGGGCAAGTGGACCACAGCCCGGGCGCGCCGTGCGGGTGATGGCGGATAG
- the truA gene encoding tRNA pseudouridine(38-40) synthase TruA, whose amino-acid sequence MRLKLTIAYDGRPFEGWATQPGGNTVQDLIEKAVSGVAKERVRIHGSGRTDTGVHAAGQVAHFDVPAGLTMNPFNWVPALNTKLPSTIRVMDCEEVAADFHARFSASEKTYTYDLCLAPVLPPLMAGLAWHLPRQLDPVSLEQALEILQGEHDFMAFAAKRGNETESTSYQRNLRVCKLATTENGYRLSYTGSGFLYKMARLLTGAAVYAAQGRLRLDDLQSLLDQPPGLPHGRSPFCAPADGLVLAHVSYP is encoded by the coding sequence GTGCGATTGAAATTGACCATAGCCTATGATGGCAGGCCCTTTGAAGGCTGGGCGACCCAGCCGGGTGGCAACACCGTGCAGGATTTGATCGAAAAGGCAGTATCCGGAGTCGCCAAGGAAAGGGTCCGTATCCATGGGTCGGGTCGGACCGATACGGGGGTGCACGCTGCCGGACAGGTGGCTCATTTTGATGTGCCTGCCGGGTTGACGATGAACCCGTTTAACTGGGTGCCGGCATTGAATACCAAGCTGCCGTCGACAATCCGGGTGATGGACTGTGAAGAGGTTGCCGCCGATTTCCATGCGCGTTTTTCAGCCAGCGAAAAGACATACACCTATGACCTTTGTCTGGCTCCGGTTTTACCCCCACTCATGGCTGGGCTGGCATGGCATTTGCCCCGGCAGTTGGACCCGGTGTCGCTGGAGCAGGCTCTGGAGATTTTACAAGGAGAGCACGACTTCATGGCCTTTGCCGCGAAACGTGGCAATGAAACAGAGTCAACCAGTTACCAGCGAAACTTGCGGGTTTGCAAACTGGCGACCACTGAGAACGGCTACCGGCTGAGCTACACGGGAAGCGGGTTTCTCTACAAGATGGCGCGTCTCCTGACAGGCGCTGCCGTGTATGCCGCCCAAGGTCGATTGCGTCTCGACGATCTTCAATCGTTACTCGATCAACCACCCGGCCTTCCCCATGGTCGATCTCCTTTCTGTGCCCCTGCCGATGGCCTCGTATTGGCTCACGTTTCCTACCCCTAA
- the rpsI gene encoding 30S ribosomal protein S9: protein MSEATTYCATGRRKTSVARVWVTPGTGRITVNNSPFEDYVPTVTLQNSVLEPFQKCNLVNKYNVKVVVKGGGIAGQVGAIRLGISRALVAQDEELRPALKEAGLMRRDPRQKERKKYGQPGARKKFQFSKR, encoded by the coding sequence ATGAGCGAAGCCACTACATACTGCGCCACAGGTCGCCGCAAAACATCCGTTGCCCGTGTTTGGGTCACCCCGGGAACCGGACGGATCACTGTCAACAACTCCCCTTTCGAGGATTACGTTCCTACCGTCACCCTCCAGAACTCGGTTCTCGAGCCATTCCAAAAGTGCAATCTCGTCAATAAATACAACGTCAAAGTCGTCGTCAAAGGTGGCGGGATCGCAGGCCAGGTCGGTGCCATCCGCCTCGGAATTTCCCGTGCTCTTGTTGCTCAGGATGAGGAACTCCGCCCCGCACTCAAGGAAGCCGGCCTGATGCGCCGCGACCCTCGCCAGAAGGAGCGTAAGAAATACGGCCAGCCCGGCGCCCGCAAGAAGTTCCAGTTCTCCAAACGTTAA
- a CDS encoding pyridoxal phosphate-dependent aminotransferase, which translates to MESISSRVNEVTPSLTLSVTNQAKAMKARGEEIYGLAGGEPDQDTPDFIKQAAVEALSAGKTKYTPAAGIPELREGIANKLKEDNGIDYDPRQVVVSCGAKQACFNAILAVCEEGDEVIIPSPYWVSYPEMVRLAGAVPVFVETTAENNWKITPEQFEANMTGLTKMIILNTPGNPTGSVYTADELRALGEVALYEDIIILADEIYEHLVYGEAKHTSIASLGKDLYDLTITVNGFSKAYSMTGWRVGYSAAPKPLAEAISMIQGHTSSNATTFAQYGALAALQGGKDFITDLNAEYDVRRQFVYGRLSAIPNIKVTEPQGAFYCLIDTTELGLQSVNLCDKLLTRYRVAAVPGIAFGNDNSVRLSYCTTLDVLNEGLTRFEEFCKAH; encoded by the coding sequence ATGGAATCCATCTCATCACGCGTTAACGAGGTCACCCCTTCTCTCACCCTTTCAGTCACCAATCAAGCCAAGGCCATGAAGGCCCGGGGCGAAGAAATCTACGGCCTGGCCGGTGGCGAGCCTGATCAGGACACACCTGATTTCATCAAACAGGCCGCCGTCGAGGCACTGAGCGCAGGAAAGACAAAATACACCCCTGCCGCAGGTATCCCCGAGCTGCGCGAGGGTATTGCCAACAAACTCAAGGAGGACAACGGCATCGACTACGACCCGCGCCAGGTGGTCGTCAGCTGCGGAGCCAAACAAGCCTGTTTCAATGCCATCCTCGCCGTCTGTGAAGAAGGTGACGAAGTCATCATCCCGTCACCCTACTGGGTCAGCTACCCTGAGATGGTCCGCCTCGCGGGGGCCGTTCCCGTTTTCGTGGAAACCACCGCCGAGAACAACTGGAAGATCACACCCGAGCAGTTCGAGGCAAACATGACCGGCCTCACCAAGATGATCATCCTCAACACACCCGGAAACCCGACCGGTTCCGTGTACACCGCAGACGAACTCCGCGCCCTCGGTGAAGTCGCCCTGTATGAGGACATCATTATCCTGGCCGATGAAATTTACGAGCACCTCGTCTACGGTGAAGCCAAGCACACCAGCATTGCCTCCCTGGGAAAAGACCTCTACGACCTGACGATCACCGTCAACGGATTTTCCAAGGCCTACTCGATGACCGGATGGCGCGTTGGTTATTCCGCCGCCCCCAAACCCCTTGCGGAGGCCATCTCCATGATTCAAGGACACACCAGCTCGAATGCCACGACTTTCGCCCAGTATGGTGCCCTGGCGGCCCTTCAAGGCGGCAAGGATTTCATCACGGACCTCAATGCCGAGTATGATGTGCGCCGGCAGTTTGTCTATGGTCGGCTCAGTGCCATCCCCAACATCAAGGTCACCGAGCCCCAGGGCGCATTTTACTGCCTCATTGATACCACTGAACTCGGTCTCCAGTCGGTCAACCTCTGTGATAAATTACTGACCCGCTACCGTGTCGCCGCCGTTCCTGGTATTGCCTTCGGAAACGACAACAGCGTCCGCTTGAGCTACTGCACCACACTTGACGTGCTGAACGAGGGTCTGACCCGTTTCGAGGAGTTCTGCAAGGCGCACTGA
- a CDS encoding sugar transferase, with protein sequence MPPQSDHPEHTDRMKDTMPQTAPRDVSVGSLFEADMEGVQGVVHWKRAFVRHEYPLVLLMTDVLLIAAIFSIVVALRYDVEIAQAVSRRVLAVIEFASITGVAMIGGYSYFTDSSRFRFISEHIIVSIGVFVGVFFAIYSFVSYGYKMNSGRSVVAATLIVFPVISIAYRYCLAKIKLAYQKGNALCIIGAGWAAVDLYRRLKERRSTYEVIVVDPFGKDVGNNLVEGDSGSPLVEPIEEIAFNSSMHGRYVENYVVASPLSDLPEDLVKRLAVAQFSGNNVCSYEAYLREKLMIIPPSEVTMAWALEEGFLLNKNVTYDRVKRFGDIIFGLTGLIVFAPVFVIIGILVWATSKGPIIFKQERVGKREVPFTLYKFRSMKVRSEKGSMYTEKNDSRLTPVGKFLRKTRLDELPQFWNVLKGDLSLIGPRAEWTELVRGYEQKFPYYHFRHAVKPGITGWAQVNYSYGASDKDTVEKLNYDLYYVRKHSMVLDAIIIVKTIYIVLFGRGQ encoded by the coding sequence ATGCCCCCACAGTCCGACCATCCAGAGCATACGGATCGTATGAAAGACACGATGCCGCAAACTGCTCCGAGAGACGTTTCCGTTGGCTCCTTATTTGAGGCCGACATGGAAGGAGTTCAGGGGGTGGTTCATTGGAAGCGAGCTTTTGTCCGGCACGAGTATCCGCTGGTTCTGCTCATGACCGACGTGCTGTTGATCGCCGCCATTTTCAGCATCGTGGTTGCTTTAAGATACGATGTGGAAATTGCCCAGGCTGTCAGTAGAAGGGTGTTGGCTGTGATCGAGTTCGCTAGCATTACTGGCGTTGCGATGATCGGGGGGTATTCTTACTTCACCGATAGCAGTCGATTCAGGTTTATCAGCGAACATATCATCGTGTCGATAGGCGTGTTTGTTGGTGTCTTCTTTGCGATCTATTCGTTTGTGTCATATGGATACAAAATGAACTCCGGACGAAGCGTCGTGGCAGCGACGTTGATTGTCTTTCCCGTCATATCGATCGCCTACCGTTATTGCCTGGCAAAAATTAAACTGGCCTACCAAAAAGGCAATGCCCTCTGTATCATCGGGGCTGGTTGGGCGGCAGTGGACCTCTATAGGCGCTTGAAGGAGAGGCGATCGACGTATGAGGTGATCGTGGTTGACCCGTTCGGGAAGGATGTCGGCAACAATCTGGTCGAAGGTGATTCGGGCTCCCCATTGGTGGAACCCATCGAGGAGATCGCTTTCAACTCATCAATGCATGGGCGCTACGTGGAAAACTACGTGGTGGCGAGCCCGCTCAGCGATCTCCCGGAAGACCTTGTCAAGCGCCTGGCCGTGGCCCAGTTCAGTGGTAATAACGTATGCTCGTATGAAGCCTATCTGCGGGAGAAGTTGATGATTATACCACCGAGTGAGGTAACGATGGCCTGGGCACTGGAGGAGGGGTTTTTGCTCAACAAGAATGTCACCTATGACCGGGTTAAGCGCTTTGGCGATATCATCTTCGGCCTGACGGGTTTGATTGTCTTCGCCCCCGTTTTTGTCATCATCGGCATCCTGGTTTGGGCAACGAGTAAGGGGCCCATTATTTTCAAACAAGAGCGTGTCGGCAAAAGGGAGGTGCCATTTACTCTCTACAAATTCCGTAGTATGAAAGTGAGGTCCGAGAAGGGCTCGATGTATACGGAGAAAAACGACTCACGCCTGACTCCGGTTGGAAAATTTCTGCGTAAGACCCGACTCGACGAGCTCCCCCAGTTCTGGAATGTGCTCAAGGGGGACTTGAGCTTGATCGGGCCACGGGCCGAATGGACGGAGCTGGTCAGAGGCTATGAACAAAAGTTCCCCTACTATCATTTTCGCCATGCGGTGAAGCCTGGGATTACCGGCTGGGCACAGGTCAATTATTCCTACGGTGCCAGTGACAAAGATACGGTGGAAAAATTGAACTATGACCTCTACTACGTCAGAAAACATTCGATGGTGTTGGATGCCATCATCATTGTGAAAACAATCTACATCGTGCTTTTTGGACGGGGGCAGTAA
- the rplM gene encoding 50S ribosomal protein L13, producing MKTFSAKAQDVERKWYVIDAENKVLGRVAVEAANLLRGKNKTIFTPHVDTGDYVIITNAEKVVLTGNKESEKIYTRYTGYVGNQKVETPRKVRVRRPELLLERAVRGMIPHNKLGDAIYKKLKVVVGAEHNHEAQQPEVYEIA from the coding sequence ATGAAAACTTTTTCAGCCAAAGCTCAGGATGTTGAGCGCAAATGGTATGTGATCGACGCCGAAAACAAGGTGCTTGGTCGTGTCGCTGTTGAAGCCGCCAATCTCCTGCGCGGTAAAAACAAAACCATCTTCACCCCGCACGTTGATACCGGTGACTACGTCATCATCACCAACGCTGAAAAAGTTGTCCTGACCGGCAACAAGGAGAGTGAGAAAATCTACACGCGCTACACCGGTTACGTAGGTAATCAGAAAGTCGAGACTCCCAGGAAAGTCCGCGTCCGCCGCCCCGAGCTCCTGCTTGAGCGTGCTGTCCGCGGTATGATCCCCCACAACAAGCTGGGTGACGCCATTTACAAAAAGCTCAAGGTCGTTGTTGGTGCCGAGCACAACCACGAGGCGCAGCAGCCGGAAGTCTACGAAATCGCTTAA
- a CDS encoding rRNA pseudouridine synthase: MSSETQGIRLNKYLASCGVGSRRACDTMILEGGVSVNNSRCINPATRIGPDDVVRVGRKNVSPKTTEVILLNKPPGLVCTASDELGRQTIYDILPPKMRHLKNVGRLDKESEGMLILTNDGELALKLTHPRQKVEKEYLVTVNQAFSNEVIDHLINGVHTPEGRAKAKSVRRVSPRRVRVVLETGLKRQIRYMFEAVHLKVTKLVRTRIGMLEGGGLELGRWRTLEAAEIEAIQQNPKARKVPEDVIRAARKRPAGKKTARKTAKKAVRKFSPSKPSGTLAGKSAKKVFRRRKK; the protein is encoded by the coding sequence ATGTCATCAGAAACTCAAGGCATCCGACTCAATAAATACCTCGCCTCCTGTGGCGTGGGTTCCCGCAGGGCATGTGATACCATGATTCTGGAAGGCGGGGTTTCAGTGAACAACAGTCGCTGCATCAATCCCGCAACCCGCATCGGACCCGATGACGTGGTGCGCGTCGGGCGGAAAAACGTCAGCCCCAAAACGACCGAGGTCATTCTGCTCAACAAACCCCCCGGCCTTGTTTGCACCGCCAGCGATGAACTGGGCCGTCAGACGATCTACGACATCCTCCCACCCAAGATGAGGCACCTGAAAAATGTCGGCCGGCTGGATAAGGAGTCCGAAGGCATGCTCATCCTCACGAACGACGGCGAGCTGGCCTTGAAGCTGACCCATCCTCGTCAGAAGGTGGAGAAGGAATACCTTGTCACGGTCAACCAGGCGTTTTCCAACGAGGTGATCGACCACTTGATCAACGGTGTCCATACACCCGAGGGCCGCGCCAAGGCGAAGTCGGTGCGCCGCGTTTCCCCACGCCGTGTCCGCGTCGTCTTGGAAACCGGGCTGAAACGCCAGATCCGCTACATGTTCGAGGCGGTGCACCTGAAGGTGACCAAGCTGGTGCGCACCCGCATCGGAATGCTCGAAGGCGGCGGCCTCGAGCTCGGCCGCTGGCGCACGCTCGAGGCAGCGGAAATCGAGGCCATCCAGCAGAATCCCAAAGCCCGGAAAGTTCCCGAGGATGTCATCCGCGCTGCGCGCAAACGCCCGGCAGGTAAAAAAACAGCCCGCAAAACAGCCAAAAAGGCAGTCCGGAAATTCTCTCCCAGCAAGCCATCCGGCACGCTGGCTGGGAAGTCGGCGAAAAAAGTATTCCGTCGGCGAAAAAAGTAG
- a CDS encoding ion transporter → MDPDSFRQRLWKVVFEAETPSGKFFDIALLCVIGLSVLAVMLESVDPIAAKYHHLLIVAEWVFTVIFTLEYLLRIWLVRRPAGYIFSFYGIVDLFSCLPSYLALIFAGGSHFAVIRLLRLLRMFRVLKMVHHVRGADTILRGLAASRAKITVFFFAMLIFAMIAGTLIFLVESGVEGSQFTSIPVSIYYAVVSITTVGYGDLTVQTPLGQLITSFMVLAGYAIIAVPTGIVAGDMVREAMKQDATTDACPGCGVHGHLLDAVYCRKCGEKLK, encoded by the coding sequence ATCGACCCTGATTCATTCCGCCAGCGACTCTGGAAGGTGGTTTTCGAAGCCGAGACCCCAAGTGGCAAATTTTTCGATATCGCCCTGCTTTGTGTCATCGGACTGAGTGTCCTGGCGGTCATGCTCGAGAGTGTCGATCCTATTGCAGCGAAGTATCACCATCTGCTCATCGTCGCGGAATGGGTGTTTACAGTTATCTTCACCTTGGAATACCTGCTGCGGATCTGGTTGGTTCGCCGTCCCGCCGGCTATATCTTCAGTTTCTATGGCATCGTCGACCTCTTCTCCTGCCTCCCCAGCTATCTGGCCCTGATATTCGCGGGTGGGAGCCACTTTGCTGTGATCCGGCTGCTCAGGTTGCTGCGGATGTTCCGGGTTCTCAAAATGGTGCATCACGTCCGTGGTGCAGACACCATATTACGGGGACTGGCGGCCTCGCGTGCAAAAATCACCGTGTTTTTCTTTGCCATGCTGATTTTTGCCATGATCGCCGGCACCTTGATCTTCTTGGTTGAATCGGGTGTCGAGGGCTCCCAGTTTACCAGCATCCCGGTGAGTATTTATTATGCGGTCGTATCCATCACAACCGTGGGGTATGGTGACTTGACCGTACAAACGCCCCTGGGCCAGCTGATCACCTCATTCATGGTTCTGGCAGGTTACGCCATCATCGCGGTGCCAACGGGAATTGTTGCGGGGGATATGGTGCGTGAGGCCATGAAACAGGACGCAACCACCGATGCATGCCCGGGGTGTGGTGTCCACGGGCACCTGCTTGACGCCGTTTACTGTCGGAAATGCGGGGAAAAACTCAAATAA